A genomic stretch from Campylobacter lari subsp. concheus includes:
- the fliE gene encoding flagellar hook-basal body complex protein FliE: MNTINGINQFNNVNNKNNNNSNNIGDEFSSLLKNSINNLNKTQETAEAAMVDIATGEVKDLHQAAIAISKAESSMKFMLEVRNKAINAYKEISRTQI, encoded by the coding sequence ATGAACACTATTAATGGTATTAATCAATTTAACAATGTTAACAATAAAAATAATAATAACTCAAATAATATAGGTGATGAATTTTCAAGCTTATTAAAAAATTCTATTAACAACCTTAATAAAACTCAAGAAACAGCTGAAGCTGCTATGGTAGACATTGCAACAGGCGAAGTAAAAGACTTACACCAAGCAGCAATTGCTATTAGCAAAGCTGAATCAAGTATGAAATTTATGCTTGAAGTTAGAAATAAGGCTATAAACGCATATAAAGAAATTTCAAGAACTCAAATTTAA
- a CDS encoding cell division protein FtsI/penicillin-binding protein, with protein sequence MLSNTIRNRVSKVAFAFCMALFFMALFLLSTFFLTSKRHIPNTQKEQYFSALRGNIITSDNFTVTSSRQIYRAEIDLRSLNPDKKELFLTLFQIYSSASDEQMQDIKKRMLAKKRRSYNFILLQDINSKDASYLKELAKKLYTQGFFKSFTNNNGRVETRGLDIIEHKEDRVYMPKDSLTPIIGYTRTYMDEKSEIFKNVGIKGLEKYYNECLSPLQNAKIQGLRDIGGNIILNLHSYEKRKIDGCNLYLNISLKLQKGLEKAIDKRNEDLKANEIIVAIMESKSGKILALASSRRYDPQNRGKDLSVLNASAIEYGYEAGSVIKPFIFTTALMLDKIKVNEIINTQGGQYKLGRFTIRDDHRKDKMSMEEVITYSSNVGMIKIAQRLSNLEIISGLRIFRFGERSGIDLPYEQKGEIPNPKRLREVEKSVLSYGYGLKTTFMQLLAAYNVFNNDGIYITPQIANKIYQDGRLIKLDDEVKKEKILSSKAAKEMQQILINVIEKGTGKKAQTQGIIIGGKTGTARIAERKGYTSNRYNASFFGFANDEKNNYTIGVLVRNPTKAYSYYAAQSALPMFKDTVNLMIKESYLKPIENKTIKTNPN encoded by the coding sequence ATGCTTTCAAACACCATTAGAAATAGAGTTTCAAAGGTAGCTTTTGCTTTTTGTATGGCTCTGTTTTTTATGGCCTTGTTTTTACTTTCTACTTTTTTTCTAACCTCAAAACGCCATATACCAAATACCCAAAAAGAACAATATTTTTCCGCTCTTAGAGGCAATATCATTACAAGCGATAATTTTACAGTAACTTCTAGTAGGCAAATTTATAGAGCTGAAATTGATCTTAGAAGTTTAAATCCTGATAAAAAAGAATTATTTTTAACTCTTTTTCAAATTTATAGTAGTGCAAGCGATGAACAAATGCAAGATATCAAAAAAAGAATGCTTGCAAAAAAAAGAAGAAGTTATAATTTTATTTTACTCCAAGATATTAATTCAAAAGATGCAAGTTATTTAAAAGAATTAGCTAAAAAGCTTTATACTCAAGGTTTTTTTAAGTCTTTTACAAATAACAATGGCAGAGTTGAAACAAGAGGACTTGATATCATAGAACACAAAGAAGATCGCGTGTATATGCCAAAAGACTCACTTACTCCTATCATAGGCTACACAAGAACTTATATGGATGAAAAAAGTGAAATTTTTAAAAATGTTGGCATAAAAGGCTTAGAAAAATACTACAATGAATGTTTAAGCCCTTTACAAAATGCAAAAATCCAAGGTTTAAGAGATATAGGTGGCAATATTATCTTAAATTTACACTCTTATGAAAAGCGTAAAATAGATGGATGTAATTTATACTTAAATATTTCACTAAAACTTCAAAAAGGCTTAGAAAAGGCTATTGATAAAAGAAATGAAGATCTAAAAGCTAATGAAATTATAGTTGCAATTATGGAAAGTAAAAGTGGGAAAATTTTAGCCCTTGCTAGCTCAAGAAGATATGATCCGCAAAATCGTGGAAAAGATCTATCTGTGCTTAATGCAAGTGCGATAGAATATGGCTATGAAGCAGGCTCTGTTATAAAGCCTTTTATATTTACCACTGCTTTAATGCTTGATAAAATCAAAGTCAATGAAATCATCAACACCCAAGGTGGTCAATACAAGCTTGGCCGTTTTACTATACGCGATGATCATAGAAAAGATAAAATGAGCATGGAAGAAGTTATCACCTACTCTTCAAATGTCGGTATGATTAAAATCGCCCAAAGATTAAGTAATCTTGAAATCATCTCAGGGCTTAGAATTTTTCGTTTTGGAGAAAGAAGCGGTATTGATCTTCCTTATGAACAAAAAGGAGAAATACCAAATCCAAAAAGGTTAAGAGAAGTAGAAAAATCTGTATTAAGCTATGGCTATGGCTTAAAAACAACTTTTATGCAACTTCTAGCTGCTTATAATGTATTTAATAATGATGGAATTTATATCACACCACAAATTGCAAATAAAATTTATCAAGACGGACGTTTAATAAAACTTGATGATGAAGTTAAAAAAGAAAAAATTCTTTCAAGTAAAGCCGCCAAAGAAATGCAACAAATTTTAATCAATGTTATAGAAAAAGGAACGGGCAAAAAAGCACAAACTCAAGGCATCATCATAGGTGGCAAAACGGGTACAGCTAGGATTGCTGAAAGAAAAGGCTATACTTCAAATCGCTACAATGCTTCATTTTTTGGCTTTGCAAATGATGAGAAAAACAATTACACTATAGGGGTTTTGGTGAGAAATCCTACCAAGGCTTATAGTTATTATGCTGCACAAAGTGCTTTACCTATGTTTAAAGATACAGTAAATCTTATGATAAAAGAAAGTTATTTAAAGCCTATAGAAAACAAAACAATAAAAACTAATCCGAACTAA